From a single Lolium rigidum isolate FL_2022 chromosome 7, APGP_CSIRO_Lrig_0.1, whole genome shotgun sequence genomic region:
- the LOC124675940 gene encoding uncharacterized protein LOC124675940 — MRRFLTHLHRHSHTLRPSQPLSRIPTTKINLPFLHSRRLFSDDAPPPPAEPSPTPPPAAEQPPAPPPSLADVPNQELKRRLEAYYKVDEETELASVAEALLQRGLADAHSETDDELIEELRDQPLPVVHDKDFDSDFDEMHETDEELPNLYNAREHVEKKMRKDELFNMDDAKWDAMVKKSSEERDRKVKAELVKGKQEFFAECRLNEIDMDETKWDEVVKEATEESGLGDMKECEDILEDMLHWDKLLPDEIKQKVDAKFNELGDMCERGELEPEQAYELFKEFEDKMVSECTELMEAEPPTVDELSEQDKKSVKLNDPPGAGPVLRWESTIVFAPGGDAWHPKNRKVKLSVTVKELGLSRHAFRRLREVVGKRYNSGKDELTITSERFDHREENRKDCLRTLYALVEDAMKADVLADDARNAYVKGRLKANSQFMDRLKMKTQKLRQAA; from the exons atgAGGCGCTTCCTcacccacctccaccgccactccCACACCCTCCGCCCATCCCAGCCTCTCTCTCGCATCCCCACCACCAAGATCAACCTCCCGTTCCTTCACTCCCGGCGCCTCTTCTCCGAcgacgccccgccgccgcccgcagagCCGTCGCCTacccctcctccggccgccgaGCAACCGCCTGCTCCTCCTCCGTCCTTGGCCGACGTCCCAAACCAAG AGCTGAAGCGGAGATTGGAGGCGTACTACAAGGTGGACGAGGAGACGGAGCTAGCGTCCGTCGCCGAGGCCCTCCTCCAGCGGGGCCTCGCGGACGCGCACAGCGAGACCGACGATGAGCTCATCGAGGAGCTGCGCGACCAGCCGCTCCCCGTGGTCCACGACAAGGACTTCGACTCCGACTTCGACGAGATGCACGAGACGGACGAGGAGCTGCCCAACCTGTACAACGCGAGGGAACATGTcgagaagaagatgaggaaggACGAGCTCTTCAACATGGATGACGCCAAGTGGGACGCCATGGTCAAGAAATCATCGGAGGAGCGCGACCGTAAAGTGAAGGCCGAGCTAGTTAAGGGCAAGCAGGAGTTTTTTGCGGAATGCAGGTTGAATGAGATTGACATGGATGAGACCAAGTGGGATGAAGTTGTCAAGGAAGCAACAGAGGAGAGCGGCCTCGGTGACATGAAGGAGTGTGAGGATATCCTCGAGGACATGCTACACTGGGATAAGCTACTACCTG ATGAGATAAAGCAAAAGGtggatgccaaatttaatgagttGGGGGACATGTGCGAGAGGGGGGAGCTTGAACCTGAGCAGGCTTATGAGCTATTCAAAGAATTTGAGGATAAGATGGTCTCAGAGTGCACAGAACTAATGGAAGCAGAGCCACCAACTGTTGATGAACTTTCCGAACAAGATAAGAAGAGTGTTAAGCTGAATGATCCACCTGGTGCGGGACCTGTTCTAAGGTGGGAGTCAACTATTGTCTTTGCTCCTGGTGGTGATGCATGGCATCCCAAAAATAGGAAAGTTAAACTCAGTGTAACTGTCAAGGAACTGGGACTTTCCCGGCATGCTTTCCGTCGACTACGTGAGGTTGTTGGAAAGAGGTATAACTCAGGAAAAGATGAGCTTACAATAACCAGTGAAAG ATTTGATCACCGGGAGGAGAACAGAAAGGATTGCTTGAGGACACTGTATGCTCTTGTGGAAGATGCCATGAAAGCGGACGTGTTGGCCGATGATGCTAGAAATGCTTATGTTAAAGGGAGGCTTAAGGCTAATTCTCAGTTCATGGACCGACTGAAGATGAAGACACAGAAATTAAGGCAAGCTGCATAA
- the LOC124672927 gene encoding uncharacterized protein LOC124672927 has protein sequence MRRTNTKHPGPHRHADKTSRSVGEAADRLSALPDALLHHIMSFLKAWEVVPTGLLARRWRHLWASAPCVDIRACSSGRDDAPSELRDFVNCLLLFRDVSAPVVTLRLRSSDEYDEEAFDDDDADTWIMAALKRRAQVIHVVGHRKFPAPLDGLSFVSCYLRVLKLSYARLDCTILRQLSSGCTSLEELDLKDCMVAGTRIESASLKTLIMLKCTVNLDFSVAAPNLVLLRLITPYVRVPSFQNLGSLLTGTIILDDCFLSPDFEHGSDDDDDDEFGETTDDDNDKVDNYKIGYGRGLPPKGYELHGYKDKYGYGSDIDSDENTYKKYSDIASGYLGDGQNFSKEGNYHDYGGNDGCNYSTVLGGCNILDSLSSATSLELLADAGEVVLSRELKRCPTFINLKTLSLGEWCMATDFDALIFLLQHSPNIERLFLHLKLDFNTREPSKTGIELEERSFTCNHVRIVKIKCSKDDVRVHMLAHMFMANGISLEKIYVCRSGSAYLRDQQSMKDLAKHELDFWGE, from the exons ATGCGCAGGACAAACACCAAACACCCGGGTCCACACCGCCATGCCGACAAGACGTCCCGTTCCGTCGGCGAGGCCGCGGACCGCCTCAGCGCCCTCCCGGACGCGCTGCTGCACCACATCATGTCCTTCCTCAAGGCGTGGGAGGTGGTGCCGACCGGCCTCCTCGCGCGGCGGTGGCGCCACCTCTGGGCGTCCGCTCCCTGCGTCGACATCCGCGCGTGCTCCTCCGGACGCGACGACGCGCCCAGCGAGCTCCGCGACTTCGTGAACTgcctcctcctcttccgcgaCGTGTCGGCGCCCGTGGTCACCCTCCGCCTGCGCTCGAGCGACGAGTACGACGaggaagccttcgacgacgatgaCGCCGACACGTGGATCATGGCCGCTCTAAAGCGCAGGGCGCAGGTTATCCATGTCGTTGGACATCGCAAGTTTCCCGCGCCGTTGGACGGtctctccttcgtctcttgctaccTCAGGGTCCTGAAGCTGTCGTACGCCAGGCTCGATTGCACGATCCTCCGGCAGCTTTCTTCTGGCTGCACGTCTTTGGAAGAGCTGGATCTCAAGGACTGCATGGTCGCGGGCACTCGGATCGAGTCTGCCTCTTTGAAGACTCTGATCATGCTCAAGTGCACGGTCAATCTGGACTTCTCCGTTGCTGCTCCGAACCTCGTGCTTCTGCGCCTCATCACACCTTATGTCCGAGTTCCGTCATTTCAGAACCTGGGTTCGCTGCTCACTGGCACCATCATACTTGACGACTGCTTCTTGAGTCCTGATTTTGAACACggcagcgatgatgatgatgacgatgagttTGGTGAAAccactgatgatgataatgataaggTCGACAACTACAAGATTGGATACGGACGTGGGTTGCCTCCAAAAGGATATGAGCTTCATGGTTACAAGGATAAGTATGGTTATGGCAGTGATATCGACAGCGATGAGAATACCTACAAAAAATATAGTGATATTGCAAGCGGCTACCTTGGCGATGGCCAGAATTTCAGCAAAGAGGGCAACTATCATGACTATGGAGGGAATGATGGATGCAATTATAGTACGGTTTTAGGTGGCTGTAATATTCTTGACAGCCTTTCGAGTGCTACCAGTTTGGAGTTATTGGCTGATGCTGGAGAG GTGGTTCTGAGTAGGGAACTGAAAAGGTGTCCAACCTTTATCAACCTGAAGACCTTGTCCCTCGGTGAATGGTGTATGGCTACTGATTTTGATGCATTAATTTTCTTGCTGCAGCATTCACCTAATATAGAGAGACTTTTTCTCCACCTGAAATTG GACTTCAATACCAGAGAGCCATCAAAAACCGGCATTGAACTGGAGGAGAGATCATTTACGTGCAATCATGTTAGAATTGTGAAGATAAAATGCTCGAAGGATGATGTCAGAGTCCATATGTTGGCACATATGTTCATGGCAAATGGTATATCCCTTGAGAAGATATATGTCTGCCGCAGTGGGAGTGCTT ATCTTCGTGACCAGCAGTCCATGAAAGATCTTGCCAAGCACGAACTGGACTTCTGGGGGGAGTAA